From one Callithrix jacchus isolate 240 chromosome 2, calJac240_pri, whole genome shotgun sequence genomic stretch:
- the SLC6A7 gene encoding sodium-dependent proline transporter codes for MKKLQRAHLRKPVTPDLLMTPSDQGDVDLDMDFAADRGNWTGKLDFLLSCIGYCVGLGNVWRFPYRAYTNGGGAFLVPYFLMLAICGIPLFFLELSLGQFSSLGPLAVWKISPLFKGAGAAMLLIVGLVAIYYNMIIAYVLFYLFASLTSDLPWEHCGNWWNTELCLEHRGSKDGNGALPLNLTYTVSPSEEYWSRYVLHIQGSQGIGSPGEIRWNLCLCLLLAWVIVFLCILKGVKSSGKVVYFTATFPYLILLMLLVRGVTLPGAWKGIQFYLTPQFHHLLSSKVWIEAALQIFYSLGVGFGGLLTFASYNTFHQNIYRDTFIVTLGNAITSILAGFAIFSVLGYMSQELGVPVDQVAKAGPGLAFVVYPQAMTMLPLSPFWSFLFFFMLLTLGLDSQFAFLETIVTAVTDEFPYYLRPKKAVFSGLICMAMYLMGLILTTDGGMYWLVLLDDYSASFGLMVVVITTCLAVTRVYGIQRFCRDIHMMLGFKPGFYFRACWLFLSPATLLALLVYSIVKYQPSEYGSYRFPPWAELLGILMGLLSCLMIPAGMLVAVLREEGSLWERLQQASRPAMDWGPSLEENRTGMYVATLAGSQSPKPLMVHMRKYGGITSFENTAIEVDREIAEEEESMM; via the exons ATGAAGAAGCTCCAGAGAGCTCACCTCCGAAAG CCTGTCACCCCAGACCTGCTGATGACCCCCAGTGACCAGGGTGATGTCGACCTGGACATGGACTTTGCTGCAGACAGGGGGAACTGGACTGGCAAGCTGGACTTCCTGCTGTCCTGCATTGGCTACTGTGTGGGCCTGGGGAACGTCTGGCGCTTCCCCTATCGAGCCTACACCAACGGAGGAG GTGCCTTCCTTGTGCCCTACTTCCTCATGCTGGCCATCTGTGGCATCCCCCTCTTCTTCCTGGAGCTCTCTCTGGGCCAGTTCTCCAGCCTAGGGCCCCTGGCCGTCTGGAAAATCAGCCCCCTCTTCAAAG GCGCCGGCGCAGCCATGCTGCTCATCGTGGGCCTGGTGGCCATCTACTACAATATGATCATCGCCTACGTGCTCTTCTACCTCTTCGCCTCCCTCACCAGCGACCTGCCCTGGGAGCACTGTGGCAACTGGTGGAACACAGAGCTCTGCCTGGAGCACAGAGGCTCCAAGGACGGCAATGGGGCCCTGCCCCTCAACCTCACCTACACCGTCAGCCCCAGCGAGGAGTACTGGAG CCGCTATGTCCTCCACATCCAAGGCAGCCAGGGCATTGGCAGCCCTGGGGAGATCCGCTGGAACCTCTGCCTATGCCTGCTGCTGGCCTGGGTCATCGTGTTCCTCTGTATCCTCAAGGGTGTGAAGTCTTCAGGCAAG GTGGTGTATTTCACGGCCACGTTCCCCTACCTCATCCTGCTCATGCTGCTGGTCCGCGGAGTCACCCTCCCAGGGGCCTGGAAGGGCATCCAGTTCTATCTCACCCCCCAGTTCCATCACCTGTTGTCTTCCAAG GTGTGGATTGAAGCTGCTCTTCAGATCTTCTATTCCCTGGGTGTGGGCTTCGGGGGGCTCCTCACCTTTGCCTCCTACAACACGTTTCACCAGAACATCTATAG AGACACTTTCATCGTCACTCTGGGCAACGCCATCACCAGCatcctggctggctttgccatctTCTCCGTGCTGGGCTACATGTCTCAGGAGCTGGGCGTGCCTGTGGACCAAGTAGCCAAAGCAG GCCCTGGCCTGGCCTTTGTCGTTTACCCGCAGGCCATGACCATGCTGCCTCTGTCGCCCTTCTggtccttcctcttcttcttcatgCTTCTGACTCTCGGCCTGGACAGCCAG TTTGCTTTTCTGGAGACCATTGTGACAGCTGTGACGGATGAGTTCCCGTACTACCTGCGGCCTAAGAAGGCGGTGTTCTCAGGGCTCATCTGCATGGCTATGTACCTGATGGGGCTGATCCTCACCACTGAT GGGGGCATGTACTGGCTGGTTCTTTTGGATGACTACAGCGCCAGCTTTgggctgatggtggtggtgattacCACATGCCTCGCCGTGACGCGGGTGTATG GCATTCAGAGGTTCTGCCGAGACATCCACATGATGCTGGGCTTCAAGCCGGGCTTCTATTTCAGGGCCTGCTGGCTGTTCCTGTCCCCAGCCACGCTCTTG GCCCTGCTGGTGTATAGCATCGTCAAGTACCAGCCCTCGGAGTATGGCAGCTACCGCTTCCCACCCTGGGCTGAGCTGCTGGGTATCCTGATGGGCCTGCTGTCCTGCCTCATGATCCCAGCTGGCATGCTGGTGGCTGTGCTCCGAGAAGAGGGCTCACTCTGGGAG CGGCTCCAACAGGCCAGCCGGCCAGCCATGGACTGGGGGCCATCGCTGGAGGAGAACCGGACGGGCATGTATGTGGCCACACTGGCTGGGAGCCAGTCACCGAAGCCACTGATGGTGCACATGCGCAAGTACGGGGGCATCACCAGCTTTGAGAACACAGCCATTGAGGTGGACCGCGAGATCGCAGAGGAGGAGGAGTCCATGATGtga